A segment of the Amycolatopsis thermophila genome:
CTGGAGGCGGTGGCCGGAGACCCGGCCGGGGCGCTCGCGGCGCTGACCGAAGCGCATGCGCTGGGGCGGCGGTTCGACGACCCGTTCCTCGTCGGGCTGACGATCGCCAACACCGGGCTGGTCTACTTCCGCACGGGCCGGGTCGACGAGGCGCAGAGCTGCCTCGAGCAGGGTGTGGTGTTCGCCGAGAAGATCGACCGGCCGCGGGCCGTGGCGATGGCGTCGGGTGCGCTCGGCAAGTTCCACCTCGGACTCGGCCGGCACAGCGAGGCCGTCGCGCCGCTGCGGCGGGCGGCGCGCTCGGCCGAGGAGGCCGGCGACGTCGACCTGTCGGCGGACTGCCTGTCGATGTGGGGCGCGGCCGAAGCGGGACTGGGCAACGCGAGCACGGCCGTGGAGCTGCAGCGCCGGGCGCTCGGGTCGCTCACCGAGCAGAGCCGGCCGCAGCTGGAGCTGGAAATCCGCAACCGGCTGGGCGAGGGGCTGCTCGCGGTGGGGGACGCCGCCGCGGCGCGGGAGCAGTTCGCGGTGGTGCTGAAGCGGACCGGCCCCGCGGACGCCGAACGGGCCCGCGCGCGGGCGGGCCTGACGGCCTGCGGGTGAGCCACGGGTTCGCGCGCGTCCTCTGTGGACCGGGTGCGTGCACGTGCCCGTCGCATGATCTCCCCGGGGTGGTGGCACGGGAACGCGGCACCCTCACCGGGCAAATCGTGCACGTCACCGGTGGTGCGTACGCCGGCCGGTGACGCTCCCGTTAAGGTCCGGACCAGATGGACCGGGATCGGAGGAGCATGAGCGACCAGGGAACGGACGAGGGCTACGCCCGCGGCCTGAAGAACCGCCAGATCAGCATGATGGCGATCGGCGGCGCCATCGGCACCGGTTTGTTCCTGGGTGCCGGTGCGGCGATCGAGTCGTCCGGGCCGGCGCTGATCGTCTCCTACGCCGTCGCCGGCGCGGTGATCTTCTTGATCATGCGCGCGCTCGGCGAACTGCTGATGTACCGGCCGGTGTCGCGCAGTTTCGTGGACTACGCCGAGGAGTTCGTCGGCCGGTTCGCCGGGTTCGCCACCGGCTGGGTGTACTGGCTGATGTGGGTCGTCACGGCGATGGCGGAGATCACCGCGGCCGGGATCTACGTGCAGTACTGGTTCCCGGGCATCCCGCAGTGGGTCACCGCCGCGGTGGTGCTGGGCGTGCTGTTCCTGGCGAACCTGATCTCGGTGAAGGTGTTCGGCGAGTTCGAGTTCTGGTTCTCCATGATCAAGGTCGTGACGATCGTCGGCGCGATCGTGCTCGGGCTCGCGGTCATCGTCTTCGGCCTCGGCCCCGCCGGTGAGCACGCCACGTTCGCCCACCTGGTGAGCGACGGCGGGTTCCTGCCGCACGGCGCGGGCAGCGCGCTGCTGGCGCTGCAGAGCGTCATGTTCGCCTACCTCGGCGTCGAGCTGATCGGCCTGACCGCCGGCGAGGCCGCGAACCCGCGGGTGGTGCTGCCGAAGGCGATCAACAACGTCATGGTCCGGATCGGCGTGTTCTACGTCGGGGCGCTGGTCGTGCTGCTGTCGCTGGTGCCGTGGACCGAGTTCCACGAGGGGGAGAGCCCGTTCGTGCGCGCCTTCGACGCGGTGGGCATCCACGGCGCCGC
Coding sequences within it:
- a CDS encoding amino acid permease, with protein sequence MSDQGTDEGYARGLKNRQISMMAIGGAIGTGLFLGAGAAIESSGPALIVSYAVAGAVIFLIMRALGELLMYRPVSRSFVDYAEEFVGRFAGFATGWVYWLMWVVTAMAEITAAGIYVQYWFPGIPQWVTAAVVLGVLFLANLISVKVFGEFEFWFSMIKVVTIVGAIVLGLAVIVFGLGPAGEHATFAHLVSDGGFLPHGAGSALLALQSVMFAYLGVELIGLTAGEAANPRVVLPKAINNVMVRIGVFYVGALVVLLSLVPWTEFHEGESPFVRAFDAVGIHGAAGIIQFVVLTAALSSCNSGIYSTGRMLRTLAVHRAAPKPFRRLSRRQVPATSITASALVMALGILVNAVVPEKAFAYVTSVATVGVLWTWGVIVVCQLRYRRRSDRGELPASEFRMPGAPWTGYLALAFLALVVVLLGFGEDTRVALYVTPVVAAVIGAGYLISRRPERAKQPA